CTTCACCGTGCATTTTGATACAGGAAGCTCTAAAATGTGGATACCTTCATCAAGGTGCTGCTTATCTGTAACTGTAAGTGTGATCattcatacaaattttattaGGGGAGAAAATTGTGTTGAATTTGCCTATATTTTTGCTGCAGCGTTGGTGTTTCTTTGCCCGTCGTTCAAAAACATCTAAAAGGAACAAATACAATTCCTGTCGTTCAAGAACGTATAAAAAGAACGGTTGGTGTCTGTTGCAACTTTTATAGAAATAACTTCATGTAAGCAACAAAGCAGGAAGGTGATATTGAATTGAAACATAATTATGTTGCTGTTTTGCACAGGAACATCTGCTGAGATACACTATGATTCAGGTTCAATATCTGGCAATGTTAGCCAAGACAATGTTATAGTTGGTGGTTTAACAATCAAGAATCaggttataaatatatacaacatTAGCCTTTCATAGATTTTCCAAATCATCATAATTTCTTTAATACTAATACTATACTTTAAGTTTACTACAACTACAGGGCTTTATTGAAGCAACAATACCGCCTGATTCTGCGTTTCAGTCTAGTAAGTTTGATGGCGTTCTTGGCCTTGGATTTAAGGAGCTAAATGATTTAGGTGTTGTTCCAGTATGGTATGCACCATCATAtgctaaattaaaatttgttttgatattCCTCTTAAGATAAGGAGTAACCACTCATATTTGTTTGCAGGTACAACATGATGAATCAGGGTCTGATTCGGAATCAAGTATTCTCATTTCGGCTTGATAGAAACAAAAAAGAAGAGGAAGGAGGTGAACTTGTGTTTGGTGGGATTGATCCAAAGCATCACAAGGGGGACCATACTTATGTCCCTGTGACCGGAAAGGGTCATTGGCAGGTTGTGAAacttatatacatatttttaatttatatggttgtttcttttaaaatcttataatgTGCTTGCTCTTGTAGTTTGCTACGAGTAATGTTTTAATCAATGGTCAATCAATAGGTGAGCTCTTTCATCAATCTTACATAAAAGATGAGGTCATTTCTTAAAATAAGAGATAATGTGTAATGGGAGGTCATGTTGGTAgcatgaaaaagaaagaaaaagagagaacATGTCATTTATTGATTATAGAGTACATTTTGAAGGTGTGTGCAGATTTGATTGTTCTACAGTTGTGGATTCTGGAACTTCTTTGTTGTCAGGTCCAATGGTATGTGAAGCTGAAgaagtgttttattttgttgttataCAATGGtcgataaataataaatgattttaataagTGTAGACTGCAATTACCATGATAAACCATGAACTTGGAGTCAACGAAACAGGATTAGTAAGTCATGAATGTAAGTCAATTGTTGAAGAGTATGGACAAACCATTCTGAAAATGCTCCCAGGAGAGGTTGTTATTTATGTTACtgaaatttgattttccttaaaatacacaaattctAATGTTGTCTTAACTTTTAATAGGCTAACAAAATTTGTTCCCTAATTGGATTATGCCCAGTTAATGGAACTAAGAGTATCGAGGAAAGTGATGATAGAAGAACAATAGATGTTTACTCTATGGGTATGTGCAGAACTTGTGAAATGGTAGTTGTATGGATGGAGAGTCGGCTAATGAAGAAACaaacagaaaataatattttaaactatgttaataaggtaaatatttattattctcacttaaaatcatttaattaactttagaatcaaataaattataaagataatgTTTACATCAGCTCTGTAATTCACTGTCAAGACCATTTGAATCATATTTTGTGGATTGTTCGCAAGTTTCCTCAATGCCTATAATTTCGTTTTTAATTGGCGATAGAAATTTTACTCTCTCATCTAAGGAGGTAAAAAATGTTTATCTTATTTTACCTTAATTCTTacatattttgtgtttttattaaacttgttgataaaatattaatttgtcatTTGAATTAGTATATATGGAAGGAAGGAGAAGGTGATGCTGAACAATGCATCAGTGGCTTTTTTTCCAATGTTGATTATTATTCTACATGGTTTGACACAATCTCTTTCCATTCTCTagctcaaatgaaaaaaaaataaaaaatatattgatgaatTTGTTATTATGTTTTCTATAAAGGATTTTGGGGGACATGTTCATGGGTCGTTATCACACCGTATTTGACTATGGAAAATCTAAAATTGGATTTGCAGATgctgcataataataataacaataataaacacATATTTGTTATCTTTATTTATGTTTACAATAATATTTGAGTCATTTTATTCCATtcacaatatttatatatattgagtgTTCATTAAACATGCATGCATTAAATCTCTTTTATTGATatcttctatttctttttaacttatattttaaactagAATAGTCTCTCATTATCAAGAACTAGGatatgtcaaatttattataaatttgttaaaatatatataacacaaacattaaaataaaatatattaaataaaaaccaaaacatttataataactaaataaaatattaattcccCTAATTTGACTATTGAATTTTAATGAAGTCATAATTTTGATTACCGAATTTTAGAAAATCGATAGTCTACATggcgattttttttaaaaaaaaatgtcaaaactcTCCCTTCGAAGAAATTCGGTAATTAAGTAAGAAACATCgtataactttaaaaataagaaatgtcaaattttaagatttaaaaaaagatatttcAAGTTTCTATTTACCTCACTAAAGAGCCCAATTTGACAtttcaatcaaaaataaaatatattttatacattacaAAATAGACttaccaaaatttattaaaataatatatatataatgtttaactGTGTCTAGATTGTCAGATTTTTGTTCAAGAAATATTAATGGAACTGTCCATATTTGATTCATCCTTCGAAACCATAGCACATCCTGAATCTGATGAAATACGATGAATTGAGAGGAATCTGATGAAATACGATGAATTGAGAGGGTATTTTGTAAATAcgtaattattttgaatatattaataatttctttcttttccgaTCGTCTGGTAGAGACAAAAGAAAGATCTTAAGGCGATGGATGACTATCACTTACTCTTTTCCCTATGACCGAGTGAGCAGTTGTTCTTGCTCTTCTTGAATCAGTTACATTTGATTTGGGAAGGTGACAGTTTAATccgtccataaacttgaaatagttaaatttaaaaaaactaattaaaaatgtgataacaaGTCTAAAACTTTCCACTTAtgaatataaattcataattttaaccAACGagactaataatactttatattttaaatttaatataaaaatttatgaatattttataatattttaaattcgtttatataattttataatttatatatttttttaaaatttatttatttattctcataattatatatatataacatccatatataattataatttttgtaagttattttatattttaataaaataatcaaaatatatatatatatattctggaTTGTAAGAATTTACGTGTAGCACGGTGTGAgcgatttaaatatttttgttagaatataaaTTCAATCGTTACAAACTGTTTGCAAGTACTCACcgaaatattcattattttcatatatatatatatatatatatatatatatatatatatatatatatatatatatatatatatatatatatataaattaatgatgaatattttgaaatcaagtatttattatataatttatataattatatatatattttttattaatatttatgtaaaatattatgtgatatttaaattaatatttatttttaataaaatagataaagttaataattttaaaatgaagtaAGGTGTATAATTTAAAAGGGATTTAGGAAATATAATCTAACCCTTTTGTTCATTTGCTTTCCCGTAGTCACTTGCACGATCACGCAAAAACTACTTTGGAGAACAATTTCATCTCTAGAAATGTCCCCAATgcctatttttgtttttaattggTTCTAGAAATTTTATCCTCTCGCCTATGGACGTAAATAATTGTCTATCTTATTCAACcttaattgttacatatttttgTGTTCTTATTGATCtggttgataaaatattaacttgttTTGAATTAGTATAGATTGAAGACTGGAGAAGCTGATGCGACTCATTGCATAAGTGGTTTTACTTGCAATGATCTTCTTTCTCCTCGCCGGACTTTTACTTGCAATGACTCGCCGGACTTTCTGGTTTGAAATAATCTCTTTATCTTCTCTGTACTtacaaaaatgaagaaaaaaattattaataaatttaagaagTCAGAACGAATTTCATAGTGAGTGGCCAGATCCTCATTTTAAAGGATTCTTAATCACGAGATCTTTAATCTCTTATTTAAATACTCTTTTTATTTGAACTATATTAGTGAGTTAAgattaattcttattattaaaaaattaaaaaattgaatttgagatatttgatttcttagccaaataataatatataattttgttttaaaagctagaaaatattaaacaattagtgtagaaatataaaaaaatatatatattctaagtcgttttctattttttatttttttataaatatttagaacCTTTTAGAtcgaaaataattaaatttttctaaataaaactACAAATATTGCCTTAGCCTTGAACTAAACCGGTCGTTCTAATTAAGTTTGAACACGGCTAAGGGTTGAACCAAACTGGTCAACTGTAAAAGTCaaccaaaaccaaaaatctTACCAACACTTAGCCCCCATTTGATTTATCAAATCATCCACAAATTCTCacaatttatcaataataatgcACTAATAAGGTTCTTGAATGATATATACCAAATCAAGAACATAGTGTTTTTTAGAAGATTTCTTTACTTTCAGTCGAATTCGCATTAATCCTTGTAAGGTTGCATTGATCGACATTTCCTACCACACCATGTTACTAACAAATAAAACCCAATGTTCTTGCAATtccttgagtttttttttatttctacaaGGAATCAAACAAGACATAATctcaaatcaatatatatttattattattattatttattttatttaatattataatttccaATTATTAtcctttatttatatagtaacactttattttattatatcttattcATGCATGttgctttatttattttatttatttgtatatttatttaattcaaacaaGTCTTTAAGACTTAAAAATCAAgtattttcaaacttttttaagttatttttgaaatcttGTACAGAGATTTTAAACTCGATTCTGAATTATCTGAAAATTTTAGCAAGAGTTTAGGAGTGCTCTCCAACTCACggtattttttttcacaattttcgGTATCAATCACAGGTATAGACACTTATGTTTTACACCCTccaaatttataacttttagaAAGTCCGaacatatttcaaaaatatatattctatgaAACTCGTAAACATAACATTGCaggaaattaaaaaatttaatttgaatggCTTATTTGTGTCGAtcaatttttgaattatttaaaatcagaacgtattttaaaaatagttcaaaaataaatagataaataaataaatgagaaatgattgaaagaGAATTTGATAGAGAGAATGAGGGAGGAAATGACGTGACTGTGATTGgccgaaaaaataacaaaatttctctctcttctttctctcatcactctttatcatttttccgATATTGTGACACATAATTCCATTCTCCGTTCCAGaaaagatttgtttggttggaaagttattttatttttggattaatTAGAAGAGAGATAATGATGGGTGTTTGtgttgttaataaaattagaaagatTCTCGGGCGattcacacggataaaaatataataaaataaataataataataatatgtattcaatgtttaaaattcttaataaatcacgaataatatatttaaaaaaaagaacactctcattctacattttattcattcgataaaaacatgttttctcacatatctcatcatatattttttccgaatgaacctctcatctcgtaacCTTATActttcattttgaaaaatcaaatatttgacttatattttttaacatttagcatcgtgacctcacactttggtcaatcaaatatttgattcatatattttaaccacttttaattgataccggtctattatccctcgacaaaccacatgtcaATCACACTTGTTTAAAtgtttgtacttgttttattaggttgcaagttcgaaacatacatataacatttttaattttatttttaaccgtttgaagtttatggcgggtcaacccacaatccgagtcaagtatccatttactcttatatatatatatccaaattaaccacagctttcaACCCGACAAtacggacactttgaaaattaagcattatatatatatatatatatatattagttaattaaaaagttgaatttatattgttaaaatgtcccgcgttcatcaaatttgctgttgaatttaaaatataaaatcttattagcctagtttgttaaagggttgtacttgtttttgttaggttaggttgcaagtttgaaacatacctataacatttttaattttatttttaaccgtttgaagtttatgggtgggtcaacccacaatccgacccaggtattcatttactctcacttatatatccaaattaaccacatttcTCGATCCGgaatccgaacactttgaaaattaagcatcattatttatatatttatatatgtatattagatttaaagtttttaattttttaagattatttcatataattgtaaataatttaatcacatttacaaataatatatgtaaattttaaataatataacattaatatatatcgttttaatcaaaatttatatctaaattatttttataaaattatttttataaaattatatatatatatattaagataaactctttttaattttttttaaacttttatcatttataatttgGTATACGCTATTATCTTTTATGTcatataaattctaaaaatataaaaaaatagtcatttttatttcatttatattccTAAAAGATGTTTATTGAAGATTTGATACTATAAATGACTATTTTCATGTtaattaatgcatataaaatgttatcaattaattatttagtatttttgttgTATTTGTTGTAACACACgctatttaaaattgtaatttgtttaattattaataatatttttgtattttaatttaaaatttataaaatacaataaaaatattatttggttttaattaatgaaaattttaaaaaaaataatcgataacatattaagaaaaactaattaagaaagtgtgaaaataattttttattttatttctattttatgtttaactttaggtgaatttataaataactattCCGTGAAAAagtatatacaaaatattatttatctacaaatattttagataaaattaacattatttcaatctaattaagtaattaatttaaaattggtttaatgttaacttatattttatccCCTAGTCAAATGTACCTACTTCATATactacatatttattttatttatataaacatttatttttgttataaatgcaaatacctttataatttttatatttatatataatattacatatttattctatttattctatttatttatatatataaacaatttcttttttttttataaatgcatcTTTAAAcctaattaagtaattaatttataattagtttaatgttaacatatattttatcccctTGACACTCACTTAATCTTTCAATTGACCCTTATATTgtgactcatactttttcatatgcctcttttaTCTCCTCGTCAAACCAcgcaccaatcttagtcgacttCAATTGATTACACACATTTTATCTCTCAttaaactcaaccactaaccccccaattgaccatcattttttgactcacattttttcatgtattttttatcccttcggcaaaccacccactgaCCATAtttttgtgactcacactttttcatatgtctatTAATTTCTCGACAAACTACTCACCATTCTTAGTCAACTTCTCTTTTattctcacttcaacaaatcaacaatcaatctcaattgatcataCACCTCTTATCCATTTTCAAAACACAACTACTATTCCTCAACTGACCCTGATCTTGTACCTCACACATTTTCATGTCTCTATATCCcctcatatgtctctttatctcTTGGGAAAATCACTCATTgaccataatcttgtgactcctaaacttaaaacggttaaaaataaaataaaaatgttatagatatgtttcaaacttgcaacctaacaaaacaagtacaaccatttaaccaactatgctaataagactttatattttaaattcaacatcaaatttgatgaacacgggacgttttaacaatataagttcaattttttaactaactaatctatatatatatatatataatgatgcttaattttcaaagtgtccggagtGCCGGGTCGAAAGctatagttaatttggatatatatgtagagtaaatgtatatttgggtcggactgtgggttgacccgcccataaacttcaaacggttaaaaataaaattaaaaatgctatatgtatgtttggaacttgcaacttaacaaaacaagtacaaccatttaaccaactaggctaacaagactttatattttaaattcaacaccaaatttgatgaacgcgagatgttttaataatatatgtttaattttttaactaactaatctatacactatcaaattttaactgtaaattttttttctcaatttttatatcattactctttcAAATGCACAAACTACATGCTAGTTTGtttaattacttaaaataaaaactgagggagaaaaataattaaggtagagagattaaaaaaaagagagaattaaaaagtgacttaataaatttttattctatttgcTGACCTACACTTCCGCTTTATAAAGAAAtagagagtaaaagagaggagagataaaatatttattgaagtGGAGGATTATGgtgatcttaaattttaaacattattatatatatgacaaatTATTTGGACGGTACTCTAATTACTTCGATCGTTCACTTTTAgctctcaaattaatttttaaaacaaatcgtcctttaacttttaaaaaggtCACCAATGATCCTCCTTTaactttttggttaaacataACTGATCaagcttaaaatattatatatatatatatatatataattattaaatcgcttatatataatttatttattgagtttaAACTTGTTgaccaaaaatatattataatttagtatattaaaaataaataagtgcataatgtcaaacaaattttaaaacaaataaagaataatttaatatataagttaaaatgataatatttttttagatgacTCAACTTTTAGTTTGAA
This is a stretch of genomic DNA from Impatiens glandulifera chromosome 4, dImpGla2.1, whole genome shotgun sequence. It encodes these proteins:
- the LOC124936933 gene encoding aspartic proteinase A1-like gives rise to the protein MGTKFRASVITLFLSSLLLHQLVFSESNDGLVRVGLKKFKLDENNRIAAPRLTPQLPDSQKDGVTVRLKNYDNMQYYGEISIGTPPQNFTVHFDTGSSKMWIPSSRCCLSRWCFFARRSKTSKRNKYNSCRSRTYKKNGTSAEIHYDSGSISGNVSQDNVIVGGLTIKNQGFIEATIPPDSAFQSSKFDGVLGLGFKELNDLGVVPVWYNMMNQGLIRNQVFSFRLDRNKKEEEGGELVFGGIDPKHHKGDHTYVPVTGKGHWQFATSNVLINGQSIGVCRFDCSTVVDSGTSLLSGPMTAITMINHELGVNETGLVSHECKSIVEEYGQTILKMLPGEANKICSLIGLCPVNGTKSIEESDDRRTIDVYSMGMCRTCEMVVVWMESRLMKKQTENNILNYVNKLCNSLSRPFESYFVDCSQVSSMPIISFLIGDRNFTLSSKEYIWKEGEGDAEQCISGFFSNVDYYSTWILGDMFMGRYHTVFDYGKSKIGFADAA